One window of Medicago truncatula cultivar Jemalong A17 chromosome 2, MtrunA17r5.0-ANR, whole genome shotgun sequence genomic DNA carries:
- the LOC11428528 gene encoding cytochrome b-c1 complex subunit 6-1, mitochondrial, whose product MADEEPVDPKKLLEESCKPKCVRPLLEYQACIKRIQGDDSGQKHCTGQYFDYWYCVDKCVAPKLFTKLK is encoded by the exons AT GGCTGACGAGGAACCTGTTGATCCAAAGAAGCTTCTTGAAGAGTCTTGCAAACCAAAATGTGTGAGACCGTTACTTGAATATCAG GCATGCATTAAAAGGATACAAGGCGATGATTCTGGGCAGAAACACTGCACTGGACAATATTTTGATTATTGGTATTGCGTTGACAAATGT GTTGCACCAAAGCTATTCACCAAACTGAAGTAA